The Dehalogenimonas lykanthroporepellens BL-DC-9 genome includes a window with the following:
- a CDS encoding conserved hypothetical protein (KEGG: hmo:HM1_1330 hypothetical protein), which produces MDKTDYVFGANILENLTTGMYQDSKVIYREYIQNSCDQIDKAVKDGILKPGEGTIKIWLDHDQRTIVIEDNATGIPATSFQRTLGNIADSDKKIGEDKGFRGIGRLCGLAYCKQLVFESCCLGEETVSIMLCDAKKMRGLIEENQRGKKHTANEVLHAINRFEQKKTNNSDSHFFRVKLIDINPENTDLLDFQKVKDYLSFVAPVPYQNSFYYRSEVYKHAQYLGVRLDEYNITLDGETVFKKFSTILKDSAGNKYDDIFAVHFKDFYDADRELFAWMWVGLSKFQKAIPKINQMRGLRLRKENIQIGGEDSLQKLFKEDRGNSYFVGEVFAVNKDLIPNSQRDYFNENMARAEFERELRKYFNEELHKIYYDGSAINSAYKKIDTYEKKEAEFKEKENSGSFVNKGHRDSELNVVLRSKKDAQDAQVRIEKLKDKANDLMQKVIDRIEDERPKTVIKATNPPDTNPPKDKLGRRTDRLSQYSRSDRKLISKIFDIILRAADRETAERIISSIEEGLQ; this is translated from the coding sequence ATGGATAAGACAGATTACGTCTTTGGCGCGAACATTCTGGAAAACCTTACAACGGGAATGTATCAAGATTCGAAGGTGATTTACCGCGAATATATTCAAAACTCCTGTGACCAGATAGATAAAGCAGTCAAAGACGGAATCCTGAAACCCGGCGAAGGCACCATAAAGATATGGCTGGACCATGACCAACGAACCATCGTTATCGAAGATAATGCTACGGGTATTCCTGCCACATCATTCCAACGAACCCTTGGAAATATCGCCGATTCTGACAAGAAGATCGGTGAAGACAAAGGTTTTCGAGGGATCGGTAGATTGTGTGGCCTGGCGTATTGCAAACAGCTGGTCTTCGAATCGTGTTGCCTGGGCGAGGAAACTGTTTCAATCATGTTATGTGATGCCAAGAAGATGCGAGGTCTCATTGAAGAGAATCAGCGAGGTAAGAAGCATACGGCTAATGAAGTGCTGCATGCTATCAACCGCTTTGAACAGAAGAAGACAAACAATTCTGACTCTCATTTCTTTCGAGTTAAACTTATTGATATTAACCCTGAGAATACCGACCTGCTCGATTTTCAGAAGGTTAAGGATTATCTCTCGTTTGTTGCACCCGTACCTTACCAGAATAGCTTCTATTATCGAAGTGAAGTGTACAAGCATGCCCAGTACTTGGGCGTTAGGCTCGACGAATACAATATCACTCTCGATGGAGAGACTGTTTTCAAGAAGTTTTCGACTATCCTTAAAGACTCAGCCGGAAACAAATACGATGACATATTTGCTGTCCATTTTAAGGACTTTTATGACGCAGATAGAGAACTATTTGCTTGGATGTGGGTTGGTTTATCAAAATTCCAGAAGGCTATCCCGAAGATTAACCAGATGCGTGGCTTGAGGTTACGTAAAGAAAATATCCAGATTGGTGGAGAAGACTCGCTCCAAAAACTTTTCAAAGAGGACCGCGGAAACAGCTATTTTGTTGGCGAGGTTTTTGCTGTGAACAAGGACTTGATTCCAAATTCGCAGCGTGACTATTTCAATGAGAACATGGCGCGGGCAGAGTTCGAGCGCGAGTTGCGAAAGTACTTCAACGAGGAATTACATAAGATTTATTACGACGGGTCAGCCATCAATAGCGCATATAAGAAAATCGATACATACGAGAAAAAGGAAGCTGAATTCAAAGAAAAAGAGAATTCGGGCAGCTTTGTTAATAAAGGCCATCGTGACTCAGAGTTGAACGTCGTTCTTCGGTCAAAGAAGGACGCACAAGATGCCCAGGTACGAATTGAAAAGTTGAAAGATAAAGCTAATGACCTAATGCAAAAGGTCATAGACCGGATAGAGGACGAACGACCTAAGACGGTTATAAAAGCGACCAATCCACCTGACACGAACCCACCTAAAGACAAATTAGGGCGTCGAACTGACAGGCTTTCACAGTATAGCCGGAGCGATCGCAAGCTCATATCAAAAATATTCGACATTATTTTGAGAGCAGCAGATCGCGAGACTGCTGAACGAATAATCAGCAGCATTGAGGAAGGACTCCAATGA
- a CDS encoding conserved hypothetical protein (KEGG: hmo:HM1_1331 hypothetical protein), whose amino-acid sequence MSKLIGRVLATEKSPTTMDEFNFWTNSDLKLHAFDIVKVEHIEKSYTFGVIENISHITDAQSFLTNFISSDFGDVNIDEPTLRVGMNYAQAKVSFNSGSLYTPVHNNAKVYLATPEEITMALGLDKIENPLVCGSLKMYEGTSDEVTLPVYLNSKFILGPEGAHLNISGISGLAAKTSYAMFLMKAIQDRYFNTGETDESVAFVIFNVKGKDLMAIDRPNDFSADSPGERDRTLAEYKSLGLSTEPFNKVKYYIPYASNTSAKQSTYLTKDEIDNYLKAAQLKKFKYIYSDDKENIEMMFADIDDPAQTMESIISKIIDNDDKDFGGLSTWKDFMDKVTENAQKGSTGAKGDISVLSWRKFKRVVRKAIQDDMFANAVNPSKAECRLADDLKHIHKNEVYVVDIAKLPEDKQAFVFGDVVRTIYNLKLGEYDGESEVKPPSRIIVFIDELNKYASKEVPKTSPILREILDVTERGRSLGVILFAAEQFRSSIHDRVTGNCATHAYGRTNSIETSMRDYGSLPNTYKSMLMRLEQGDYLVQNPVFRSLLKINFPKPIYKQFK is encoded by the coding sequence ATGAGCAAATTAATTGGACGGGTCTTGGCGACCGAGAAAAGCCCCACAACAATGGACGAATTTAACTTCTGGACTAACTCTGATCTGAAGCTTCATGCATTTGATATTGTTAAGGTTGAACATATAGAAAAATCTTACACTTTTGGAGTGATTGAGAACATCTCACATATCACTGATGCCCAGAGCTTTCTAACGAACTTCATCTCTAGTGATTTTGGTGATGTTAACATCGATGAACCTACACTTCGCGTCGGTATGAATTATGCCCAGGCCAAGGTATCCTTCAATAGTGGGAGCCTATATACACCAGTGCATAACAATGCAAAAGTATATCTTGCTACACCCGAGGAGATTACCATGGCACTGGGGCTGGACAAGATTGAAAACCCGTTGGTGTGCGGTTCTCTCAAGATGTATGAAGGAACCTCGGATGAAGTTACACTACCTGTATACTTAAATTCGAAGTTCATCCTGGGGCCTGAAGGCGCGCATCTGAATATCTCGGGAATTTCAGGGCTTGCAGCAAAGACATCTTATGCGATGTTTCTGATGAAGGCCATTCAGGATAGGTATTTTAATACTGGTGAAACAGACGAAAGCGTGGCTTTTGTTATTTTCAACGTAAAGGGCAAGGACTTGATGGCTATCGATAGACCGAACGACTTCTCGGCCGACAGCCCCGGGGAAAGAGACCGAACCCTTGCAGAATATAAGTCTTTGGGTTTATCCACCGAACCGTTTAACAAGGTGAAGTACTATATCCCTTACGCAAGTAATACCTCGGCTAAGCAAAGCACCTATTTGACAAAGGACGAAATTGATAACTATCTAAAGGCCGCTCAGTTAAAAAAATTCAAATACATTTACTCTGACGACAAAGAGAACATCGAGATGATGTTTGCAGATATTGATGATCCAGCTCAAACCATGGAGTCAATTATCAGTAAAATTATTGACAATGATGATAAGGATTTTGGGGGTCTGTCCACGTGGAAGGACTTTATGGACAAAGTGACAGAAAATGCACAGAAAGGTTCAACTGGTGCTAAGGGTGATATTTCCGTCTTGAGCTGGAGGAAGTTTAAACGGGTGGTGCGTAAGGCAATTCAAGATGATATGTTTGCTAACGCGGTAAATCCTTCTAAAGCTGAGTGTCGCCTCGCTGATGATCTGAAGCATATTCATAAGAATGAAGTATATGTTGTCGATATAGCTAAGCTCCCAGAGGACAAACAGGCATTTGTCTTTGGCGATGTAGTAAGGACTATCTATAACCTGAAACTTGGAGAGTACGATGGTGAATCTGAGGTAAAACCACCGTCCAGGATCATCGTCTTCATCGACGAACTAAATAAATACGCATCCAAAGAGGTTCCCAAGACGTCTCCGATTCTGCGGGAAATTCTTGATGTGACCGAACGCGGAAGATCACTTGGGGTTATATTGTTCGCCGCAGAACAATTCCGGTCGTCAATCCATGACCGCGTAACAGGTAACTGCGCAACACACGCTTACGGAAGGACCAATTCCATCGAAACGTCGATGAGAGACTATGGCAGCTTGCCCAATACATATAAGAGCATGCTGATGCGCTTGGAACAAGGTGACTATCTCGTACAAAATCCGGTCTTTAGATCGTTGTTAAAGATCAACTTTCCAAAACCTATCTACAAACAGTTTAAATAA